From Halobacterium sp. R2-5, the proteins below share one genomic window:
- a CDS encoding DNA topoisomerase I, protein MELIVTEKNNAARRIADILSEGGASTDTTAGVNVYEWGGRRCIGLSGHVVGVDFPPEYSDWRDVEPAELVHADVVKEPTQEDIVNALQRLAREADSVVIATDYDREGELIGKEAYELVREVNEEAPIQRVRFSSITDNEVKSAFADPDDIDFDLAAAGEARQVIDLVWGAALTRFLSLSARQMGEDFISVGRVQSPTLKLIVDKEREIEAFEPDDYWELFADLAKDDVEFEAQYFYEGEDGNEAERVWDEDAAERAFSVLREAGEAVVESVSRRTRSDDPPAPFNTTQFIRAAGSLGYSAGRAMSIAEDLYTAGYITYPRTDNTVYPEDLDERDLLGEFEQTVFGDSAEMLLERDDLSPTEGDEETTDHPPIHPTPDFPDRNKLSEDEWEVYELVVRRFFATLAEPAVWEHLRVVADADGESLKANGKRLVEEGYHAVYPYFNTSENYVPDVDEGDRLDLTDPRMEAKQTQPPRRYGQSRLIETMEDMGIGTKSTRHNTIEKLYDRGYIEGDPPRPTTLAKAVVEAAEEYADLVVSEQMTSELEADMTAIADGEKTLDEVTEESREYLDRVFDELTGSREEIGDFLRDSLKADKTLGECPECGDTLLVRRSRTGSYFVGCDGYPECRFTLPLPSTGEPLVLEETCDEHGLHEVKMLAGRDTFVHGCPLCAAEEAEESEDRVIGACPECGEEEGGELAIKQLQTGSRLVGCTRYPDCDYSLPLPRRGDIEVTDTYCEEHDLPELVVHDGDDDPWELGCPICNYEEYQQRQRKQGVEALDGIGPATAEKLAEAGIEDVGDLAAADAEDLAESVSGVSEDSVREWQAQAD, encoded by the coding sequence GTGGAACTCATCGTCACAGAGAAGAACAACGCGGCGCGACGCATCGCTGACATCCTCTCGGAGGGAGGGGCAAGCACAGACACGACCGCGGGGGTGAACGTCTACGAGTGGGGGGGCCGACGCTGCATCGGGCTCTCCGGCCACGTCGTCGGCGTCGACTTCCCGCCCGAGTACAGCGACTGGCGGGACGTCGAGCCGGCCGAACTCGTCCACGCGGACGTCGTCAAGGAGCCCACCCAGGAGGACATCGTGAACGCGCTCCAGCGGCTCGCCCGCGAGGCCGACAGCGTCGTCATCGCGACCGACTACGACCGCGAGGGCGAGCTCATCGGGAAGGAGGCCTACGAGCTCGTCCGCGAGGTCAACGAGGAGGCGCCCATCCAGCGGGTGCGCTTCTCCTCGATCACGGACAACGAGGTCAAGTCGGCGTTCGCGGACCCCGACGACATCGATTTCGACCTCGCTGCGGCGGGGGAGGCCCGGCAGGTCATCGACCTCGTGTGGGGCGCCGCGCTCACGCGGTTCCTCTCTCTGTCCGCGCGCCAGATGGGCGAGGACTTCATCTCGGTTGGTCGCGTGCAGTCCCCCACCCTGAAGCTCATCGTGGACAAGGAGCGCGAAATCGAGGCGTTCGAGCCCGACGACTACTGGGAGCTGTTCGCGGACCTCGCGAAAGACGACGTGGAGTTCGAGGCCCAGTACTTCTACGAGGGCGAGGACGGAAACGAGGCCGAGCGCGTCTGGGACGAGGACGCCGCCGAGCGCGCGTTCTCGGTGCTCCGGGAGGCCGGCGAGGCGGTCGTCGAGTCCGTCTCGCGGCGCACCCGCAGCGACGACCCGCCGGCGCCGTTCAACACCACGCAGTTCATCCGCGCCGCCGGCTCGCTGGGGTACTCCGCGGGCCGCGCGATGAGCATCGCGGAGGACCTCTACACCGCGGGTTACATCACGTATCCCCGGACGGACAACACCGTCTACCCCGAGGACCTCGACGAGCGGGACCTGCTCGGCGAGTTCGAGCAGACTGTGTTCGGGGACAGCGCCGAGATGCTGCTCGAACGGGACGACCTCTCGCCGACCGAGGGCGACGAGGAGACGACCGACCATCCGCCGATTCACCCGACGCCGGACTTCCCGGACCGGAACAAGCTCTCCGAGGACGAGTGGGAGGTGTACGAGCTCGTCGTACGCCGCTTCTTCGCGACGCTGGCCGAGCCCGCCGTCTGGGAGCACCTGCGCGTCGTCGCGGACGCGGACGGCGAGTCCCTCAAGGCCAACGGCAAGCGCCTCGTCGAGGAGGGGTACCACGCGGTCTACCCGTACTTCAACACGAGCGAGAACTACGTGCCGGACGTCGACGAGGGCGACCGCCTCGACCTCACTGATCCGCGGATGGAGGCCAAGCAGACCCAGCCGCCGCGCCGGTACGGCCAGAGCCGGCTCATCGAGACGATGGAGGACATGGGCATCGGCACGAAGTCCACCCGCCACAACACCATCGAGAAGCTCTACGACCGCGGCTACATCGAGGGCGACCCGCCGCGCCCGACGACGCTCGCGAAGGCCGTCGTGGAGGCCGCCGAGGAGTACGCCGACCTCGTGGTCAGCGAGCAGATGACCAGCGAGCTGGAGGCCGACATGACCGCCATCGCCGACGGCGAGAAGACGCTGGACGAGGTCACCGAGGAGTCCCGGGAGTATCTCGACCGCGTGTTCGACGAGCTCACGGGCTCCCGCGAGGAGATCGGGGACTTCCTCCGTGACTCGCTGAAGGCGGACAAGACGCTCGGCGAGTGCCCCGAATGCGGCGACACGCTGCTCGTGCGGCGCTCCCGGACGGGCTCGTACTTCGTGGGCTGCGACGGCTACCCCGAGTGCCGGTTCACGCTCCCGCTGCCGTCCACTGGCGAGCCGCTCGTCCTCGAAGAGACGTGCGACGAGCACGGCCTCCACGAGGTGAAGATGCTCGCCGGCCGGGACACGTTCGTCCACGGTTGCCCGCTCTGCGCGGCCGAGGAGGCCGAGGAGAGCGAGGACCGCGTCATCGGCGCGTGTCCCGAGTGCGGTGAAGAGGAGGGCGGCGAGCTCGCCATCAAGCAGCTCCAGACCGGCAGCCGGCTCGTCGGCTGCACGCGCTACCCGGACTGCGACTACTCGCTGCCGCTGCCTCGGCGCGGCGACATCGAAGTCACCGACACGTACTGCGAGGAGCACGACCTCCCCGAACTCGTCGTCCACGACGGCGACGACGACCCGTGGGAGCTCGGCTGCCCCATCTGCAACTACGAGGAGTACCAGCAGCGCCAGCGCAAGCAGGGCGTCGAGGCGCTCGACGGCATCGGTCCCGCGACTGCGGAGAAACTAGCGGAGGCCGGCATCGAGGACGTCGGCGACCTCGCGGCCGCGGACGCCGAGGACCTCGCGGAGTCAGTCTCGGGCGTGAGCGAGGACAGCGTCCGGGAGTGGCAGGCGCAGGCGGACTGA
- the nreA gene encoding DNA repair protein NreA — MRLDDYIEGLQPDEDVERRRLAGEKSYEVLDYLDDVESGFESAVQGDTLVGATAPSVFVGRSSYPNVSAGILSPVAGGADPEEYATSGEWYQQGLDIDNVLQYRTGLLNSRRSANVDVHDVWDGFVGTQREVAMADRPVDVEIGLSDTPDFDASEYTNPAANAPSGPNASAESAALTENPHVPRYVEKTLEDDDWAAEGAMTYLYRRGFDVYDINRVLSVGALGQADHRRLVPTRWSITAVDDTVGQFLRGKIRDNPSVNQVSVHVNEYMGNRYWVILAPGRWEYELVEMKAPGSIWNPDPAGDIWMASASEGYEGRTGYVDETAGAYYAARLGVLEHLDDVGRQAKALVLREVSDDYWAPVGVWQVRESVRNAFDGEPGEGETFHGAVREVVDHLPVSLSDLRRKSSMVAGVQSDLSEFS; from the coding sequence GTGCGTCTCGACGACTACATCGAGGGGCTCCAGCCGGACGAGGACGTCGAGCGGCGGCGCCTCGCGGGCGAGAAGTCCTACGAAGTGCTGGACTACCTCGACGACGTCGAATCCGGGTTCGAGTCCGCCGTGCAGGGGGACACGCTCGTCGGCGCGACCGCGCCGTCGGTGTTCGTCGGGCGGTCGTCGTACCCGAACGTCTCCGCGGGCATCCTCTCGCCAGTCGCGGGCGGCGCCGACCCCGAGGAGTACGCGACGAGCGGCGAGTGGTACCAGCAGGGCCTGGACATCGACAACGTCCTCCAGTACCGGACCGGTCTCCTGAACTCGCGGCGGTCGGCGAACGTCGACGTCCACGACGTCTGGGACGGCTTCGTCGGCACGCAGCGCGAGGTCGCGATGGCCGACCGGCCGGTGGACGTCGAAATCGGGCTCTCGGACACGCCGGACTTCGACGCGAGCGAGTACACGAACCCGGCGGCGAACGCGCCCTCGGGCCCGAACGCCAGCGCCGAGTCCGCGGCGCTCACCGAGAACCCCCACGTGCCGCGGTACGTCGAGAAGACCCTAGAGGACGACGACTGGGCGGCGGAGGGCGCGATGACGTACCTCTACCGCCGCGGGTTCGACGTCTACGACATCAACCGCGTGCTCTCCGTGGGCGCGCTCGGGCAGGCCGACCACCGCCGGCTCGTCCCGACGCGGTGGTCGATCACGGCCGTCGACGACACCGTCGGCCAGTTCCTCCGCGGGAAGATCCGGGACAATCCGAGCGTGAACCAGGTGTCTGTCCACGTCAACGAGTACATGGGCAACCGCTACTGGGTGATTCTGGCGCCGGGCCGCTGGGAGTACGAGCTCGTGGAGATGAAGGCCCCGGGCAGCATCTGGAACCCCGACCCCGCCGGCGACATCTGGATGGCCTCCGCGAGCGAGGGCTACGAGGGCCGCACGGGCTACGTCGACGAGACCGCGGGCGCGTACTACGCCGCCCGCCTCGGCGTGCTCGAACACTTAGACGACGTCGGCCGGCAGGCGAAGGCGCTCGTGCTCCGCGAAGTCAGCGACGACTACTGGGCGCCCGTCGGCGTCTGGCAGGTACGGGAGAGCGTGCGGAACGCCTTCGACGGCGAGCCCGGCGAGGGCGAGACGTTCCACGGCGCCGTCCGGGAAGTCGTCGACCACCTCCCGGTGTCGCTTTCGGACCTCCGCCGGAAGTCGAGCATGGTCGCGGGCGTCCAGAGCGACCTCTCGGAGTTCTCGTAG
- a CDS encoding CPBP family intramembrane glutamic endopeptidase: MSGTSPDGSKPRAVLVAFGLALLGFALVVPATILVTGVYVGVTGNQIGDVAGLGLGLIALQGIAFPTTAWLYIRRRGLSWDYVSVEFPDLSDLKYVAAAYVAIFAAIYAISVVLALTSTEAATNTGATTALENPGIIPYLIPIQLLLIGPGEELLFRGIIQTRLRERFDVWPSILLASAAFAPLHIFALSGGLSAAAVTIGILFVPSVAFGYIYEKTGNLVVPALAHGLYNATLFTLMYVAVTYAPEATSDTALLGF, translated from the coding sequence ATGAGTGGTACCTCTCCTGACGGGTCGAAGCCGCGCGCCGTGCTCGTCGCGTTCGGCCTCGCCCTCCTCGGCTTCGCGCTCGTCGTCCCCGCTACCATCCTCGTCACGGGCGTCTACGTCGGCGTCACGGGCAACCAGATCGGTGACGTCGCGGGGCTCGGCCTCGGCTTGATAGCCTTGCAGGGAATCGCGTTCCCGACGACGGCGTGGCTGTACATCCGGCGGCGCGGGCTCTCGTGGGACTACGTCTCCGTGGAGTTCCCGGACCTCTCGGACCTGAAGTACGTCGCCGCCGCGTACGTCGCCATCTTCGCCGCCATCTACGCCATCAGCGTCGTGCTCGCGCTCACTTCCACGGAGGCCGCGACGAACACGGGCGCGACCACCGCCCTCGAGAACCCCGGCATCATCCCGTACCTGATTCCGATACAGCTGTTGCTCATCGGTCCCGGCGAGGAGCTGCTGTTCCGCGGCATCATCCAGACGCGACTCCGCGAGCGGTTCGACGTCTGGCCGTCCATCCTGCTGGCGTCCGCGGCGTTCGCGCCGCTGCACATCTTCGCACTCTCCGGCGGGCTCTCCGCGGCGGCGGTCACCATCGGCATCCTGTTCGTGCCGAGCGTCGCGTTCGGCTACATCTACGAGAAGACCGGCAACCTCGTCGTCCCCGCGCTCGCGCACGGCCTCTACAACGCCACGCTGTTCACGCTGATGTACGTCGCCGTGACGTACGCGCCCGAGGCGACGTCCGACACGGCGCTGCTCGGGTTCTAG
- a CDS encoding methyl-accepting chemotaxis protein, with protein sequence MTLRSTYESLLWKSIALAGAAESVERKILTAVGLQFAGAASMAAFALFASGTVQVAGVAATLVLSVVAFYNTYLIAERDFVEPLVELEAAADDIAAGEFQRADIPSSDREDEIAGLVASFRRMQANLATASRQADALARQDFENAALDADVPGRFGDSMATMADSLESHTEELEAKQAELERQSEQLERLVDALSAATDAARNGDLTALLDPDSLDVAAEHRAVVEDFNDLLTTLGNTIADIQSFSEDVLAVSAETETRVDEVAEHSAEVSASVDEIAAGANQQTTQLNDIAAEMDTVSATVEEIAASADDVAETAQAAADRGEDGRAEVEDTIEALRGLREQSQAVADTVEELAAEVDRIDGITELIDDIAEETNMLALNASIEAARTGEDGDGFAVVADEVKDLAEETREQAADISELVDTVTQRAEDASTAIAEVDAEVERKIDRAEGVLRDFDAIVDEVANVNHSVQEISEATEQGAQSVTDAVGMVDEIASVSEETASEADTVADSAAEQTEATDEVADRMDDLAGRTEELAALLDEFDVPEDAGDGATVDPETNADSGTRRGAAATDGGAFDWDT encoded by the coding sequence ATGACCCTTCGGTCGACGTACGAGTCCCTACTCTGGAAGTCGATAGCGCTGGCCGGCGCGGCCGAGTCGGTCGAGCGGAAGATACTGACCGCGGTCGGTCTGCAGTTCGCCGGCGCGGCGTCGATGGCGGCGTTCGCGCTGTTCGCGTCCGGAACCGTACAGGTCGCGGGAGTCGCCGCGACGCTCGTGCTTTCGGTCGTCGCGTTCTACAACACGTACCTCATTGCCGAGCGGGACTTCGTCGAGCCGCTGGTGGAACTGGAAGCCGCCGCCGACGACATCGCCGCGGGCGAGTTCCAGCGCGCGGACATCCCGTCGTCGGACCGCGAGGACGAGATCGCGGGCCTGGTGGCGTCGTTCCGACGGATGCAGGCGAACCTCGCGACGGCGTCCCGGCAGGCCGACGCCCTCGCCCGGCAGGACTTCGAGAACGCGGCGCTGGACGCCGACGTCCCCGGCCGGTTCGGGGACAGCATGGCGACGATGGCCGACAGCCTCGAATCCCACACCGAGGAGCTGGAGGCCAAGCAGGCGGAGCTGGAGCGCCAGTCCGAGCAGCTCGAGCGGCTCGTCGACGCGCTGTCGGCGGCGACCGACGCCGCCCGCAACGGCGACCTCACCGCCCTCCTTGACCCCGACAGCCTCGACGTCGCGGCCGAACACCGCGCGGTCGTCGAGGACTTCAACGACCTCCTGACGACGCTCGGGAACACGATCGCTGACATCCAGTCGTTCTCCGAGGACGTCCTCGCGGTGTCCGCGGAGACGGAGACGCGGGTCGACGAGGTCGCGGAGCACAGCGCGGAGGTGAGCGCGAGCGTCGACGAGATCGCGGCCGGCGCGAACCAGCAGACGACGCAGCTGAACGACATCGCCGCGGAGATGGACACGGTGTCCGCGACCGTCGAGGAGATCGCGGCGAGCGCGGACGACGTCGCGGAGACCGCGCAGGCGGCCGCCGACCGCGGCGAGGACGGCCGGGCGGAGGTCGAGGACACCATCGAGGCGCTGCGCGGACTGCGCGAGCAGAGCCAGGCGGTCGCCGACACCGTCGAGGAGCTCGCCGCGGAGGTCGACCGCATCGACGGCATCACGGAGCTCATCGACGACATCGCGGAGGAGACGAACATGCTCGCGCTGAACGCGTCGATCGAGGCCGCGCGCACCGGCGAGGACGGCGATGGCTTCGCCGTGGTCGCGGACGAGGTCAAGGACCTCGCGGAGGAGACCCGCGAGCAGGCCGCCGACATCTCCGAGCTCGTGGACACCGTCACGCAGCGCGCGGAGGACGCCTCGACGGCCATCGCGGAGGTGGACGCGGAGGTCGAGCGCAAGATCGACCGGGCGGAGGGCGTGCTCCGGGACTTCGACGCCATCGTAGACGAGGTCGCGAACGTCAACCACTCCGTCCAGGAGATATCGGAGGCGACCGAACAGGGCGCCCAGTCGGTGACCGACGCGGTCGGGATGGTCGACGAGATAGCGAGCGTGAGCGAGGAGACCGCCAGCGAGGCCGACACGGTCGCGGACAGCGCCGCCGAGCAGACGGAGGCGACCGACGAGGTCGCGGACCGCATGGACGACCTCGCGGGCCGCACGGAGGAGTTGGCGGCGCTGCTGGACGAGTTCGACGTGCCCGAGGACGCCGGCGACGGCGCGACGGTCGACCCGGAGACGAACGCCGACAGCGGGACCCGGCGGGGCGCGGCGGCGACCGACGGCGGAGCGTTCGACTGGGACACGTGA
- a CDS encoding DUF5789 family protein: MADDTEEDEEPAVELGEGESVEGAPLARVASRLTWGQQKSEVIRKEGETVVRTPDGPQTLESILEDVDSTYFQKRQAFVDAVREVVEVGPVSTE; this comes from the coding sequence ATGGCTGACGACACCGAGGAGGACGAGGAACCCGCCGTCGAGCTCGGCGAGGGCGAATCCGTCGAGGGGGCGCCGCTGGCGCGCGTCGCGTCCCGGCTGACGTGGGGCCAGCAGAAGAGCGAGGTAATCCGGAAGGAGGGCGAGACGGTCGTACGGACGCCGGACGGCCCGCAGACGCTCGAATCCATCCTCGAGGACGTCGACTCCACGTACTTCCAGAAGCGCCAGGCGTTCGTGGACGCCGTTCGCGAGGTCGTCGAGGTCGGCCCGGTGTCGACGGAGTAG
- a CDS encoding Mut7-C RNAse domain-containing protein has product MKLLVDAMLGSLARVLRMCGHDAAYCLDRGIEADDEILDLAAREDRVVVTRDRQLADRAPERLLVESKDVDEQLEELGAAGVDLSPAPGERCGACNGELRDVDSERDLPEYVPEDASPVWRCGDCGQYFWTGSHWADVEARLAER; this is encoded by the coding sequence GTGAAACTACTGGTGGACGCGATGCTCGGCAGCCTCGCGCGCGTCCTGCGGATGTGCGGCCACGACGCCGCGTACTGCCTGGACCGGGGAATCGAGGCCGACGACGAGATTCTCGACCTCGCCGCCCGCGAGGACCGCGTAGTCGTCACGCGGGACCGCCAGCTCGCCGACCGAGCGCCGGAGAGGCTGCTCGTCGAGTCGAAGGACGTCGACGAACAGCTCGAAGAACTCGGCGCGGCGGGCGTCGACCTCTCGCCGGCGCCGGGCGAGCGCTGCGGCGCGTGCAACGGCGAACTCCGGGACGTCGACTCCGAACGCGACCTGCCCGAGTACGTCCCCGAGGACGCGTCGCCCGTGTGGCGGTGCGGGGACTGCGGCCAGTACTTCTGGACGGGCAGCCACTGGGCAGACGTCGAAGCGCGGCTCGCAGAACGCTAA
- the polX gene encoding DNA polymerase/3'-5' exonuclease PolX, translating into MSRNGEVASVLEEYADLLEARDVSYKPNTYRRAASNIRDYPEPIEDLAAESADAVGAIEGVGDAISAKVVEYVETGDIEEVEAEREKLPVEMTELTSVEGVGPKTVKKLYDALGVQTLDDLEAAAEAGEIQEVSGFGPKTEQNILDHVAFARRAQERELLGDGRPIAEDVRAFLADVDAVDRVEVAGSTRRWRETIGDVDVLVASDAGEAVGEALTEWDRVDETIDLGPTKTSVRTSDVRVDIRVVVDEEFGSALQYFTGSKDHNVRVRNHALDQGKKVNEYGVFDTADVENPDGGEGTDERQRVGDLLASETEEAVYDALGLPWIPPELREDRGEVEAAKRGELPELIEDGDVNGDLHTHTEWSDGSLPVAEMVTGAAEFGHDFVAVTDHAEGPGVFGDSGLSGDDLREQIEEVDAVREDVAIDVFHGVETNIDTEGNVVDVADDVLADLDIVVASPHSGLGEDGGDQTERLIAAVEHPHVDVLGHPSGRLINDRPAMEFDAAALAAAAADAGTALEINGNPHRLDLWGSAVQAAVEAGATISINTDAHTTNEYANVEYGVHTARRGWAEAGDVLNARDADGVREFLDS; encoded by the coding sequence ATGAGCCGGAACGGCGAGGTCGCGAGCGTCTTAGAGGAGTACGCGGACCTCCTCGAAGCCCGGGACGTCAGCTACAAGCCGAACACGTACCGGCGCGCGGCGTCGAACATCCGGGACTACCCGGAGCCAATCGAGGACCTCGCGGCCGAGAGCGCCGACGCAGTCGGGGCAATCGAGGGCGTCGGCGACGCCATCTCCGCGAAGGTCGTGGAGTACGTCGAGACCGGTGATATCGAGGAGGTCGAAGCGGAGCGCGAGAAGCTTCCCGTGGAGATGACGGAGCTGACGTCGGTGGAGGGCGTCGGCCCGAAGACGGTGAAGAAGCTCTACGACGCGCTCGGCGTGCAGACCCTCGACGACCTGGAGGCCGCGGCGGAGGCCGGCGAGATTCAGGAGGTGTCCGGGTTCGGGCCGAAGACCGAGCAGAACATCCTCGACCACGTCGCGTTCGCGCGGCGAGCCCAGGAGCGCGAACTGCTCGGGGACGGCCGCCCGATCGCGGAGGACGTGCGGGCGTTCCTCGCGGACGTCGACGCCGTCGACCGCGTGGAGGTCGCCGGGTCGACGCGGCGCTGGCGGGAGACCATCGGCGACGTGGACGTGCTCGTCGCCAGCGACGCCGGCGAGGCGGTCGGCGAGGCGCTGACGGAGTGGGACCGCGTGGACGAGACGATCGACCTGGGGCCGACGAAGACGAGCGTGCGCACGAGCGACGTCCGCGTCGACATCCGCGTGGTGGTCGACGAGGAGTTCGGGTCGGCGCTCCAGTACTTCACGGGCAGCAAGGACCACAACGTCCGCGTCCGCAACCACGCCCTCGACCAGGGGAAGAAGGTCAACGAGTACGGCGTCTTCGACACCGCAGACGTCGAGAATCCCGACGGGGGTGAGGGAACCGACGAGAGGCAGCGCGTCGGTGACCTGCTCGCCAGCGAGACCGAGGAGGCGGTCTACGACGCGCTCGGCCTGCCGTGGATTCCGCCGGAGCTGCGCGAGGACCGCGGCGAGGTGGAGGCTGCGAAGCGCGGCGAACTCCCCGAGCTAATCGAGGACGGCGACGTGAACGGTGACCTGCACACGCACACGGAGTGGTCGGACGGCAGCCTCCCCGTGGCGGAGATGGTCACCGGCGCGGCGGAGTTCGGCCACGACTTCGTCGCCGTCACGGACCACGCCGAGGGCCCGGGCGTGTTCGGCGACAGCGGGCTCTCCGGGGACGACCTCCGCGAGCAGATCGAGGAAGTGGACGCCGTCCGCGAGGACGTCGCAATCGACGTGTTCCACGGCGTCGAGACGAACATCGACACCGAGGGGAACGTCGTGGACGTCGCCGACGACGTGCTCGCGGACCTCGACATCGTCGTCGCGAGCCCGCACAGCGGTCTCGGGGAGGACGGCGGCGACCAGACCGAGCGCCTGATCGCGGCGGTCGAACACCCGCACGTGGACGTGCTCGGCCACCCCTCGGGCCGGCTCATCAACGACCGCCCCGCGATGGAGTTCGACGCGGCCGCGCTCGCGGCGGCCGCCGCGGACGCCGGCACCGCGCTCGAGATCAACGGCAACCCCCACCGCCTCGACCTCTGGGGGAGCGCCGTCCAGGCCGCCGTGGAGGCCGGCGCGACGATCTCCATCAACACGGACGCTCACACGACGAACGAGTACGCGAACGTCGAGTACGGCGTCCACACCGCGCGTCGCGGCTGGGCGGAAGCCGGCGACGTGCTGAACGCCCGCGACGCCGACGGCGTCCGCGAGTTCCTCGACTCGTGA
- a CDS encoding DUF5788 family protein, with the protein MREFERKQLLERVDREGATVGASIPDTLDVQGEELELQQFVFEVKKLDSVPAERREDVEEAKKLLRRERLERRERLEEGDITREEGERLVDAIVGIERALNALESLGTTSLEAEIEAKERADKKRWFSFLKEALGHDDDGGIKR; encoded by the coding sequence ATGCGCGAGTTCGAGCGGAAGCAGCTCCTCGAACGCGTCGACAGGGAGGGTGCGACGGTGGGGGCGTCCATCCCCGACACGCTCGACGTGCAGGGCGAGGAGCTGGAGCTACAGCAGTTCGTCTTCGAAGTGAAGAAACTCGACAGCGTGCCCGCAGAGCGCCGCGAGGACGTCGAGGAGGCGAAGAAGCTGCTGCGGCGGGAGCGCCTGGAGCGCCGCGAGCGCCTCGAGGAGGGCGACATCACTCGGGAGGAGGGCGAGCGCCTCGTAGACGCCATCGTGGGCATCGAGCGCGCGCTGAACGCCCTGGAGTCGCTGGGGACGACGAGCCTCGAGGCCGAAATCGAGGCCAAGGAGCGCGCCGACAAGAAGCGGTGGTTCTCGTTCCTGAAGGAGGCGCTCGGCCACGACGACGACGGGGGTATCAAGCGATGA
- a CDS encoding rhomboid family intramembrane serine protease, with product MATCDRCGEQESMPYQCRLCGGTYCSSHRLPENHDCPGLDEWDDPGGVFDSGFDDSVNDGGRSGGGLAAKVPVDTGPGGVLGYFRGNVSFALLALMWLTFILQYAVAPVLDVPPYSQQWFNIFTINTTAPLAVWTWVTSVFSHGGFGHIVLNSIVLYFFGPVVEKRIGSAKLVGLFVVAGALAGLAQVGATLVTNPSVLGEPLAFTQNGSAVLGASGAIAALMGVLTVLNPNLRIYLYFVIPMPLWIATLLFAGYSIFVSTVGGGIGAGGVAQFAHLAGLGIGLLYGVKVKREGERAPNQLQLGGGPGGPGGPGRRR from the coding sequence ATGGCGACGTGTGACCGGTGTGGCGAGCAGGAGTCGATGCCGTACCAGTGTCGGCTCTGCGGCGGCACGTACTGTTCGTCCCACAGGCTCCCGGAGAACCACGACTGTCCGGGCCTCGACGAGTGGGACGACCCCGGCGGCGTCTTCGACAGCGGGTTCGACGACAGCGTGAACGACGGCGGCCGCTCCGGCGGCGGGCTCGCGGCGAAAGTCCCCGTGGACACGGGGCCGGGCGGCGTGCTCGGCTACTTCCGCGGGAACGTCTCGTTCGCGCTGCTCGCGCTGATGTGGCTGACGTTCATCCTCCAGTACGCCGTGGCGCCCGTCCTCGACGTGCCGCCGTACAGCCAGCAGTGGTTCAACATCTTCACCATCAACACGACGGCGCCGCTGGCCGTCTGGACGTGGGTGACGTCGGTGTTCTCCCACGGCGGCTTCGGCCACATCGTGCTGAACAGCATCGTGCTGTACTTCTTCGGCCCCGTGGTCGAGAAGCGCATCGGCTCCGCGAAGCTCGTCGGGCTGTTCGTCGTCGCGGGCGCGCTCGCCGGCCTCGCGCAGGTCGGCGCGACGCTCGTGACGAACCCGAGCGTGCTCGGCGAGCCGCTGGCGTTCACGCAGAACGGCTCCGCGGTGCTCGGCGCGAGCGGCGCCATCGCGGCGCTGATGGGCGTGCTCACGGTGCTGAACCCGAACCTCCGCATCTACCTCTACTTCGTCATCCCGATGCCGCTGTGGATCGCGACGCTGCTGTTCGCCGGCTACTCCATCTTCGTCTCGACCGTCGGCGGCGGCATCGGCGCGGGCGGCGTCGCGCAGTTCGCGCACCTCGCCGGCCTCGGTATCGGCCTGCTGTACGGCGTGAAGGTCAAACGCGAGGGCGAGCGCGCGCCGAACCAGCTCCAGCTCGGCGGCGGCCCGGGCGGGCCGGGCGGGCCCGGCCGGCGTCGCTAG